From the Lathyrus oleraceus cultivar Zhongwan6 chromosome 4, CAAS_Psat_ZW6_1.0, whole genome shotgun sequence genome, one window contains:
- the LOC127138256 gene encoding NAC domain-containing protein 35 — MAIAGGAATSSPTITMSLSNNTHEDGTSNSNDNNIITKATTTTTTAIVDDDHEHDMVMPGFRFHPTEEELVEFYLRRKVEGKRFNVELITFLDLYRYDPWELPALAAIGEKEWYFYVPRDRKYRNGDRPNRVTTSGYWKATGADRMIRTENFRSIGLKKTLVFYSGKAPKGIRTSWIMNEYRLPQHETERYQKGEISLCRVYKRAGVEDHPSLPRCLPIARPSSIPSSSRTSHSEKNKQNETLGLGFVVGQSSKVIDNQIVNKMDGNNNSSGGGDCNSDQVTTALGLSKYNHSTPTYSAEEEEQLIMMQQQQQQQQQQPRQVVQYAGGNSVLVSACGGGGAIFPVSAASASCSTIGSTSAAMMMDDLNRLVSYQQQQYCYNVQNHSNPNPNHLSTLLMQPMSLPNQLPTTFSDRLWDWNPIPEDHNHPNSNTGGDFK; from the exons ATGGCAATAGCAGGAGGAGCAGCAACATCATCACCAACCATAACCATGAGCTTGAGCAACAATACTCACGAAGATGGAACTTCTAACTCCAACGATAACAATATAATTACTAAAGCTActaccacaacaacaacagctATAGTTGATGATGATCACGAGCATGACATGGTTATGCCAGGTTTTCGTTTCCATCCTACTGAAGAAGAACTTGTTGAATTCTACCTTCGCCGTAAGGTTGAGGGAAAGCGTTTCAACGTTGAGCTTATCACTTTTCTCGATCTTTATCGCTATGACCCTTGGGAACTTCctg CTTTGGCGGCGATTGGAGAGAAGGAATGGTACTTTTATGTGCCTCGAGATCGAAAGTATAGAAACGGTGATCGTCCTAATCGCGTAACAACTTCTGGTTATTGGAAAGCTACCGGAGCTGATAGGATGATTAGAACTGAAAATTTCCGATCAATTGGACTGAAGAAAACCCTAGTTTTCTATTCTGGTAAAGCTCCTAAAGGTATAAGAACTAGTTGGATTATGAACGAGTATCGCTTACCTCAACACGAAACCGAACGATATCAAAAG GGTGAGATATCGCTGTGTCGCGTATACAAGAGAGCTGGAGTAGAAGATCATCCTTCTCTCCCTCGTTGTCTTCCAATCGCAAGACCTTCCTCGATTCCATCGTCATCGAGAACCTCGCATTCTGAGAAGAACAAACAGAATGAAACACTGGGATTAGGATTTGTTGTTGGACAATCTTCAAAGGTAATTGATAATCAAATAGTTAATAAAATGGATGGAAACAATAATAGCAGCGGCGGCGGTGACTGTAATTCAGATCAAGTGACAACAGCTCTTGGTTTATCCAAATACAACCACAGTACTCCAACTTACAGTGCAGAAGAAGAAGAACAATTGATAATGATGCAacaacagcagcagcaacaacaacaacaacctagGCAAGTAGTACAATATGCAGGAGGAAACTCAGTGTTAGTTTCTGCTTGTGGTGGTGGTGGTGCTATTTTCCCTGTCTCAGCTGCATCGGCGAGTTGTTCTACCATTGGTTCGACAAGTGCTGCAATGATGATGGATGATCTTAACAGGCTTGTGAGTTATCAGCAACAGCAATACTGTTACAATGTTCAAAACCATTCCAATCCAAATCCTAATCATTTGTCTACTTTGCTTATGCAACCAATGTCTCTACCGAATCAACTACCAACAACATTCTCTGACAGACTGTGGGACTGGAATCCAATTCCTGAAGATCATAACCATCCCAACAGTAACACCGGCGGCGACTTCAAGTAA